GAAGGTCCGTTCTCGAGTCCTTCAACTACATCCTCAACATAAGTTATCTTCCCTTCTCTTATATAGGGAAGCACAAAATCCAGGAACTTCAAGTATTTGTCGAAGTAGTCAGCGACCACAAACCCTTGAATCCGAATCCGCTTGTAGATTACAGTTGCTAGGTTGTGTACACCTTCTTGGTCCTCCAGGTTGTACTGCGAGATCATACCACATACTGCGATACGGCCGTGTAACTTCATGTTTAGGAGCACTGCGTCTAGCATTTTGCCTCCTACATTCTCAAAGTATACGTCGATTCCTTCAGGGAAACACCTGCATGGTcacaaatatatatcatttcttTTGAGTCAGATCTCTATATCACAAGCATTAATAGATAAAACAAGAATGATCTACTGACCTCTTCAGGGCAGCATTAAGGTCTTGCTCTTCTTTATAGTTGAAAGCTTCATCAAAACCGAACTTGTTCTTGAGAAGATCAACCTATAACAAAACTCAACAGtcaacagagaaagaaaaaaggggaCTCTCTTGATAGAAAGACAAGAcataattaaccaatcaaatctctattaatattgtttgataAGGAAATGAATCAATAGCTagactccaaaaacaaaaagtctgaTTACCTTTTCCTTGCTGCCTGCACTTCCAACGACATAGCAACCCATAATCTTTGCAAATTGTCCCACGAGCTGACCAACTGCACCAGATGCAGCTGACACGAACACGGTTTCTCCTTTCTTAGGAGCACAGATTTCATAAAACCCAGCATAGGCAGTCATACCGGGCATACCtgacagaaacagaggaatgcTTCTAAGACAAACTAGTAAACTACTGAAACTTGTAGAGTTTTGAACAATGTTATTAAGCAACTATTGAAAGCTTAATAACAACTATTCTACAGAGCAGCATTAAGCAACTATTCTACATGCATTTGGAGCTTTTGTCAATAAAGCATGCATCAGCATTACAATCCAAGACCATACCAATATGACCAATCTATCATGCCAGCTTTCTCACTATATATGCAAGTTGACAATTTCCCTATAATTACCAAGTGATCAATAACAAACATGACCAAAAGAGAAGCAGAGATAACAAACCGAGAAGTCCAGTGTAGTAGGATAACGGAACATCGGTGTGTTGGATCTTGAAATGTGAAAAATTTGGAGTTATAACACTGTACTCCCCCCATCCAACTAATCCCCAAAGTAAATCTCCTTTTTTGTAATCCGGGTGCCCAGAGTCTATCACTTTAGACACTGAAAACCCATTGATTGGCTGCAAAGAAAATAGTAAGAACATTTTACACGACTAAAGTTATAATTTCTCGTCAGGGTCCTTCAAGACTCTGTCTCTCAAGGAGATTAGCAAGACCATAAGAGACGTCGTATTGGTCGTAGAATAAAATAatgtttctaaatttaaaaacactgtTTCCAAATCCATATCCGGTGAAATTGTTTCCGGAAACGTAACAAAATCTATCGAGTTTCACCATATAgattctcatcttttttttgtcttccagAGAACAATGCGTAAACTATAATAAATGTTGTTATGGTGTACCTCACCGGGAGTGTAACCTTGAGCTAGCGCAGCAGTGCCGGGATCAGGCTTTCCCATGCGAATGCGCATGTAAGGATCGCAAGAAAGGTAGAGAATCTTCACCAATACCGTCTTGGATCCCGCAGGTATCTTTAGATCGATGGTGGAGTCGGTGAAGATAAGGTCAGATTCCTTGGGGAAACCGGTGACGTAATCTCGCAATATGACCTGCTTGTTGGTCGCTGTGGTTGCCATTATCTCTGATTTAGTTTCTCTATACCGCAAAAGATGATTTTTGTGTTCTTCCTGACGAGTTATGTACCTGTAGGCTTCGCGAATCGTGCGGTATAATAGCCAGAAGGTCCACACAACATGCTAAAAGAATACGTGGTATCTTATGATTAAACGCCGCTTATGTggaacacacaaacaaaaatgcaataaaacaaaattttgaatgcGTGACGTGAGTATATGttcttacatttttaaaatacaaaactaaGCAAACTTTTTGCCCAGCGCATTGATTAAAGTTTTACAGCAAGGTGCACCAATTCTTTTTATCCATACAGTGAAAATTCCGCGGTAAACGACGCTACCTTCCGACCTGCGGTTGCTGCATTTGTCATAGCTTCAAGCAATGAACCAGCAGAGAAAATTGAGCCATAACATGAGAACCCTTTTAGAGACATTTGGCTTCAATTTCTTCAAGAGTGAGACCCTTTGTCTCAGGCACAATGAagtagatgaagaagagagacagtACACATATCACTCCAAATCCACAGAACAATACTCCAGCTCCTAACAGATCCTGCAAAACAATACTAAGTGAGCTAAACCCTCAAAAGTTCGATAATCTCTAAGGggaaaaaacagaagaagatatgGAACTAACAAGATATATGAGAGAGCTAACTTGGGAATCTCTCGTTACACATTCTTTTCTTAAAGTTATAGCTTAGTTTTATTGAAGACATATACTTATAGAGAAGGAGTTTCTCTACCTTTAGAGGTGAAAACGCGAATGTCACAAGTGCATTTGCGCCAAAATTAATAAGCACTGCTAGACTGATTCCTCGACCTCTTAGTTTTAAGGGAAATATCTCTGAAATCATCAGCCAACCAATAGGGCCAAAAGATAGCTGCAAGATTAGTGGAAAGTCTCTTACGGTCGtatccaatttttttgtatcaaaataCAATCTTGCATATGACATTGCCAGCAATGGAACTTTGATCAGACAGATCTGTAAGAAAATTTAACCTGGTAACAGCCCACATACAGTAGCAACGCAGCTACAGCAACAGCTGGtacattattataaaagatGTAATAGGACCCCAGGAGGAACAATGAGATTACCTGTTACACAAATGAAAATACACGAGGGTAAATTTCTGGATCGATGTGATTCTGTCTCTTGTAATCGAAAAGACAGTGAACATGTGGAAATTAGTGgaacaaacaattaaaaaggaaaatcataAGAATTCAGAGGCCATATACCATGCCACTAACACCACCAAGAAGTAAAGGTCTCCTTCCAAGTCTATCAATAACTATAACAGAAACTCCTGTCATAACCAACTGCAACAGTAAAAAATCACATCAAGTCTTCgaaaggaaaaaatcaaaatcgcTTTGCAGCATAAAAAGTTAGCTCACAAGAATAATACGGATTAAGCATATATACTTACTACTTCTAACATTGGTACCAGTTGTACTACAAAGCATATCAatcctttaatatatttttgctaAAAGGTTCTCACATGTGAAACCA
The Camelina sativa cultivar DH55 chromosome 15, Cs, whole genome shotgun sequence DNA segment above includes these coding regions:
- the LOC104744396 gene encoding NADP-dependent alkenal double bond reductase P1-like — translated: MATTATNKQVILRDYVTGFPKESDLIFTDSTIDLKIPAGSKTVLVKILYLSCDPYMRIRMGKPDPGTAALAQGYTPGEPINGFSVSKVIDSGHPDYKKGDLLWGLVGWGEYSVITPNFSHFKIQHTDVPLSYYTGLLGMPGMTAYAGFYEICAPKKGETVFVSAASGAVGQLVGQFAKIMGCYVVGSAGSKEKVDLLKNKFGFDEAFNYKEEQDLNAALKRCFPEGIDVYFENVGGKMLDAVLLNMKLHGRIAVCGMISQYNLEDQEGVHNLATVIYKRIRIQGFVVADYFDKYLKFLDFVLPYIREGKITYVEDVVEGLENGPSALLGLFHGKNVGKQLIVVARE